Part of the Scylla paramamosain isolate STU-SP2022 chromosome 15, ASM3559412v1, whole genome shotgun sequence genome, aaatagatagacagataggtaaataaatgaataaataaatggctagataaatagatagatagatggatagatagacagatacacacacacacacacacacacacacacacacacacacacacacacacacacacacatgcacacacacaccaccaccaccaccaccaccacccccttgCGAAGCCGCAGTACACAACTCCATAACAGCACATTACCATGCAGCTCAAGACCAAAGCACTCCAACACGGAAACTCCCTCCTTGCCtgtctccctcgctctccctcgctctccctcactctcctcccgcTGTCCGCCCATCTCTAGTGCTCGCTTCTCGATGGATTCAATGAAGTTTACGCCAGCTTTAGCTCTCTCTTCTATTCGTTCTCGTTGTCCGCCACTTCTGCTGGCATTAGAGGCACCCAcgcgtactctctctctctctctctctctctctctctctctctctctctctctctctctctctctctctctctctctctctctctctctcgtcccttccTGTTGCATTACCATCACATGAAAGGACAAGAAACAAaaccgtgtatgtgtgtgtgtgtgtgtgtgtgtgtgtgtgtgtgtgtgtgtgtgtgtgtgtgtgtgtgtgcgtgtgtgttttacctctcctcttacttctccctactcaccacactcacacacacacacacatacacacacacactcagcaagCCATGATGTCCTTGTAAATTTACTACAAACACGACCCGAACCCTTCCTTTCTATCTGCTATCAAGAATTCTGGATGTGTTCAGGTCTCCATCAGGCGGCGACACTGAGATAAAACCAGACTCCTCTGCTGGGCCGCCTTTCCCGCCTCGCCTCTCTCATCACTAGGCGATAATCTCCCTCCGCtcctgctgccgccgctgcctaCCTCGCCTCGCAGTACCTCTCTAACTCAATCCTTCAATAAACCCGCAGCTCATCCGCTCCTCTCGCCTCCATTAAAAGCCTTTCACTCGCATCCGGTAGAAGAAGGTCAGAAAGAACGGGCGGCGCAAGATGGCTCGCGGGAAACAGCATCCGCGGTATTGTTCCTTCCTCCAGTAAGTTGATAAGACAAGGTTGTTTGTCGCGTATTTCATGTGGAgctaagagagagggagagagagagagagagagagagagagagagagagagagagagagagagagagagagagagagagagagattatgatgatgtgataatgatggtgatgatgatggtgataacttgaacaacaacaataacaacgacgacgaagacgacaacgatcacaaaaacaacagcaacatcgataacaacaacaacaacaacaacaacaacaacaacaacaacaacaacaacaacaacaacaacaacaacaacaacaaacaacaacaacaacaacactgaaatAAGCAACAAGAATATGAAACACGGCAAATGTTCTCCGtagatttaagaaagaagaaacgatgATGAGAAgacttaaaaagaaataaaaactatgAATTCtccaaacaaaagagaaaggaaacgtaTCAACGCGTGCCTTTCTCtgcaggaatgtgtgtgtgtgtgtgtgtgtgtgtgtgtgtgtgtgtgtgtgtgtgtgtgtgtgtgtgtgtgtgtgtgtgtgtgtgtgtgtgtgtgtgttcaatcaCCGCCCCGCATTCCTCACCATGCACCGAAACAGCAATGAATTAAAAGAGTGACCACATCTTGCATACGTTTTGATGTATTACACAGCAACACACTCTTTGGTGTCTGCATGGCTCACTGTGGACTAATTCTAACTAACTGTTTGGTAAAGGAATAGAATAGTACAGCAGAAGACTCCTCCTTGCCCACCACTCCAAAGATACTGTTGGGATAAGTAAGTATACGAAACTGTAAAGAAATAGCTAGGATAATATAGAAGAACGTTCATGGAAACATTTGGAAAAAGAATGATATTATATGGAAAACAAGTAACAATCATAGGAAAGTCTGTGTGAACACTAACTCTTACGTAGTGGAGATAGAATGTTACTGCAGAAGGCTCCACATACACTCCTCCTTAGAAGCAGCTGGGCAAAGTAATGCGGTtgtatggggaaaataaaacaaaataaaataaaccgaCTTGTAATTTccataagaaaggaagaaaggaaactctAATACCCATACTATGCAGAATTTCGCTAGTCTTAACGTCTAAACATATTTGCACATTATATTATCATAAACAAGGGAAGTAGTTGAGTAAagttatcaaaaacgtctttcATGACACTGCAACAACTAATGTCATatggcatgaaaataaaaagaaaattgataaaaaatactgataatGTTTCAATGACATAtaaaaccaacaaaaataagaaaggctATAGTTCAAATTTAAAACTatagagtaagaaaaaataagaagaactAGAAATTAAGCGGCCTGGGATATAAGGCAAGAAATATGCAGTAAGGAACAAATATATCACAATACAGTGCATCATTATAATGCAATATAGCATCCGCCTTGGTGAACATTATATTAATCGACACCATTGTCCACCCTCGGCATGCAAAATTCCAACACGACACGAATGGATATGGCGTCTCTCCAGCCTCATGAAATATTCTGTTGCAAGTTTAGTATACCGTTTCAACAAGACACCACAGGCAGCGAAATTGTAAGTGATCAAGCACGTCAGCGCCTGTACTTTTATTTTGCCTCAGCTTGAGTGTCAGATTCCCATTAGCGGTCGAAGGATAAATGTTttctcactgtgtgtgtgtgtgtgtgtatgtgtgtgtgtgtgtagtagtagtgtagtagtagtagtagtagtagtagtagtagtagtgtagtagtagtagtagtagtagtagtagtagtagtagtagtagtagtagtagtagcaccaccgccaccaccatcatcaccaccaccaccatcaccaccaccagcaggaatAATAGTACTAATAGTATAATGTGAAGTTTGTTTGGTCACATGAGGCACAAGTAAACACAACAGTACACACAATACTCACCAAGGAACAAAGGAACCCAAGGCAATTCAGCGTCACTCCACCAGGATCTGACCGACAGACACCTCCTTCGCAGAAAGTCGCGAAGTTTATGTCGCAGAGTCTCAAAGTGAAGTAGTAGTGTTCCGCGTAACTATTACACGAAGAACCGAGGCATTCAGTGACACAGCCTCACTCATATATACATAGCACCTGAAGTAACAGTGTCATGTAGTACGTATTGTTATATTCCACCACCAGAGGTAAGAGAAGGCCTCTGACTTCCCCGCCAGTCCCTTTGGGCCAGGCGCCGCGCGGGACTCCTCTCGCTCCTCTCCAACCAGAAGCGAAGCGCCAACTAACGTGATTGTGCCAGTCTGCCAGACTGCCAGCTGAGGCCACCGCGCCGACCACCTTCGTTGTCATGCTGGAAATTGAGGGTGCTCGTGGCAATACTCAGTACCTGGTGTAGGGAATtcagtgctgagagagagagagagagagagagagagagagagagagagagagagagagagagagagagagagagagagagagagagagtaaatacaCGGAGACAGACACATTAATAGAGGCAAAATCGAAActattaatggtgatgataaaaacAACTATAATAATTATGCAGAGACAACAAGAAACAACTaacccacccactcattcattcatcgaCACATCCCCCAAGTTACTCATACATTCATCCAGCTGCCATCCAGTCACCCATTCATGCGTTCATCCTCTCATCCAttcacacatccacccatccagtcattcattcattcactcatccatccattcattcactaAGCTACTCACTCCATCAAACACAATTTACAACCACTCGCCGCCCCTCACTCCAATAGACAAAGCAAAGTAAATCCCCATACCAGATCTTTGGCATAAGTCACGCGTTGGGCAGAAGCAGTGTCAATGAAAAGCGATAAAGATACTACAGTGGCTGAGGTTCCCGTAAATATATCTTACCGTGTCTACTTTACTAAGGAAGTGCTTAACGATCGTGATACGTAGCATACTTCTGGCACGATGGGAGAGATCAATGCCCGTATTCTTAAAGGTTTCGGCATCTTATCTCAACAACTATTAAAAGACCCTAGTGAAAGTTATtctggttttcaagggagttttcatgattataaTGACACTTTAACAATGACCTGCATTATCcatataagaaaaattaaagtacGCCTATTCATCTctatggtctttgaaaatagtccataTGATACAACAAAATGTGCAAGAATATGGATTAAGTCCCTTTCTCCTCAACATATTCATGTACCACTTATTCACTCTGCTTCCTGATTTTCCAGGGACCAGCATTACCTGTTATGCTGATGACATCTGTGTTCATTCCCACTCACCTGCAGGCCTTCAGtgcttcctcatcctctccctgaAACGAGTCGCATCTTCTCTCCCAGGAATCCTAGAACACTTCCTGTCTTTACTGCAGGCAATAGTGTCATCCCATTGTGTGCACAATACTCCTACCTCGGAGCACCTGTGCGCGTCACAGCAGCCATACTTGCCCGGCAACGCGCTCATCCCCTCGTCAGTGATCTACATCGGCCGCAGCAGCGCATCACCCCTTTTAAGTGGTTAATGAATAACACGGCTGGAATCTCTATTCCAATGGCCAGAACCCTCTACATTACCTTTATACGGTCAGTTATAGGCTACCTCTCTCCTACTCTGTCAGCTTTTTTAGGACAACCCCTGGACAGCCCCTGAAAAAATTTCAGAACCAGGTAACGAGGTATATTCTTGGTTGTCCTGCCTCTACAAAAATAGTTAACAATCTGACTGAATTCAGTCTATCCCCAGTTATTGAGAGGATACACGCCAATGTCTCGTGTCTTAAGTGTCAAGTGCCTTCGCTTTCCTTATCTTGCCCCACCATTATTCTGAAATCTTTAGAGCATCGCGTGACTCCtccgcatatatatatatatatatatatatatatatatatatatatatatatatatatatatatatatatatatatatatatatatatatatatatatatatatatatatatatatatatatatatatatatatatacacaaacacataatagCTTAATGTCAAGAAATCCGTGTCCTGTCAAAAGCGTGGCCAGTCTGTCGACGCACACTGAATACTCACTACCTAAGtttgttccctttttttatacatacacaggATATTTACTCGTACAGGTTTGTGTGGAGCAACAAACTTAACTTTGTTAAACGAAATCTCGCTCCCATTATTAGTGAGCCTGTTGAACGAAGCGAGttagtcaacacacacacacacacacatacataacacAGTCAGTCTGTGTCTGGCACCGTGTGTTTACGTAAGTCAAGATAGGTAAAGGTTCAAATAATATGCCATTCACTATTAAACATATGAGGACCGAGTTGTAAGAAAATATATCATTTGGAACATTCATGAAGTGCTATAATTATATATTACAGATTGTGAGCAGTAAGTAGGAAAACAAGTTGCCGCCTCTAATACTCTAAAAGAGGTTCACTTGAGTTGTAATAGATCAGCTGATTCTGGATTCTAGTGATACAGTTGGTGTCAGTCTGCCCGTAATTGCTTCCCTGATGTGtggtggatctctctctctctctctctctctctctctctctctctctctctctctctctctctctctctctctctctctctctctctctctctctctctctctctctctctctctctctcttttatcagcACAAAATTAGAGCTTTGCTCAGTAGTTGGTAAATTTGTAGTTCCAGCTAGAATACCTTCATGAAAATGTAAGGCATTTTATCAGTTGTTTTGACAAAATATCCAAACTTAACACACCTGGCAGAAAAGTGGAGTGTAGGAAGATTAAATACACTGGAACAACTGTACCATGCTTATCTATCATGTGTTGTACAAAactgcattcatttttttttttttttttttttgttagttgaGTTGACCAAATTGACATAGCAAGGTTTACCACATCAATTACCATTCTGTTTAAACTAACACCCTTTTGTTTGGCAAATTACACTAACACTTCAAGCTCTTCTGTAACACTGTTATCTTTCAACAGGGTCTGCTCATATTTTGGGATGGCTGCCAGTGTATTAATGTACCCCATGACTTTCTAGTGACAAGATGGCAGAGCAAGGACAAAGCAAAGAACCCAAGGAATTTACAGAGCTGGACTGGATTACTCTCAAGAATGACCTCAACTCAGAACAAGTATTGAAAGTTGAAACATCATCCTCAAAATTCTACCGAAAATTCCATGAAAATCCATTTGTGCCAGTTGGTGAGTGTAAAAagttcttctctccattcagtGACTTCAGTGACTTTTCCTCAGACATATTAGAAAGGTCTCATACAAGCTCAGagaataattttgaaagatgccacttaaaggaaaaggaatagttGAGTAAAATCTTTCagtccctttatttatttatttttttttattattttatttattttatttattttatttttttatttatttatttttatttttatttattttttttttttttgcacagtAAACTGTTATGAAGTAACAAATGTTATAAGGTCTTTATCAGTTAAAGGATTGATTGTTATCAAAACTGTTTCAAATTATCCTTTCCCAATGTATAACTAGTtcagtcttgagagagagagagagagagagagatgcatagaCTTCTCCAGTGTATGGATACATGACATTGGGTGAGGGTTATAAGAAACTGAGCATCTAGGAATTTATGTAATTGGATAGCATAGCATCTACTGCATTTTCATCTTCAGTTACACTGGTACAATCATGTCAGAAGTCAATTAACCTGTTCCACTCACTCCCACATTTTTCCTCAACTATAgctcctctgatctgctgacaatcTCTTATAAAACCTGACAACTGATAGTCTGTCACCCGATCAGGGGACCCATATTACAGAAAATGATTCAGCAACATAGAAATGAGTGTTGCAGGTTACTTGACTTGTGGCCATTGATTGTACAAGTACTTGTATAGTATTCTGTACTGTAAATGACTTTCAGGTTGTGGCTTAACAACGGTTGCACTGATTTACGGGCTGTACAGCTTCAGCACTGGGAAGCGTGGCACATCACAAAACATGATGAGATTGAGAGTGGTGGCTCAGGGATTTACTGTGGCTGCTCTCATGTTGGGTATTGCAAAGACATCCATGTCTTGAAGCAACAGAAGACATTATCTCCTTGAGTGTAAGTGATCTGAGAATATCGCAAGATTGACTCTTTCTGTAGTAAATGACAATGGTCACttgtatttttcagttttgtacCTTCTTCAAGATACGTTTTCCTCCAACAAAAATTACAAATTTAGATATACAAGGTGAATgcaaaagattgaaaagaaatatatttgtTGTAACTCAGTATATATAGGGCAGAATCCTAATTTTGCATTAATTTATTAGTGTTTTAAGATAAATCTGAATAATATTTGATGTCCTGAGATAGATGCTTATCTAAATGCTCTTCAAACATGGTGTTGCTTGCAATCATTGATTTAATACATCTTAATTCTCTCACACCACTGCAGtccatctttctccctcttctgttATTTCCATGGTTACCACTCTTTTGAAtttgcaaactgcatgccttccttcTTCAAATGATCTCATTGTACAACTTTCTACATACTCTCAATCCTATTATGTCCATCTTAGTAATGCAAGCATTAACCATTATCttgtctttttcattcctttcactggtaaactctgcatttccctgtttctctttttttccctttttcagtgacttgaactgtttcaaaagaaAAGCATCAAAACAACTCAGAAACCAAATTGGTCATCTCTCTTGggttttgtgtttctctttgaGAGTAACATTATGAGtaggctgctctctctctctctctctctctctctctctctctctctctcctctctctctctctctctctctctctctctctctctc contains:
- the LOC135107596 gene encoding HIG1 domain family member 2A, mitochondrial-like translates to MAEQGQSKEPKEFTELDWITLKNDLNSEQVLKVETSSSKFYRKFHENPFVPVGCGLTTVALIYGLYSFSTGKRGTSQNMMRLRVVAQGFTVAALMLGIAKTSMS